Proteins encoded in a region of the Orcinus orca chromosome X, mOrcOrc1.1, whole genome shotgun sequence genome:
- the LOC101270858 gene encoding 40S ribosomal protein SA-like, whose protein sequence is MQLPFPCQPDRGPYGVVLYSHRNLKGNFHNVRSLDVLQMKEKDVLKFLAAETHLGGTNLDFQMEQYIYKRKSDGIYIINLKGTWEKLLLEARAIVAIENPADVSVISSRNTGQRAGLKFAAATGATPITGCFTPGTFTNQIQAAFREPRLLVITDPRADHQPDHH, encoded by the coding sequence ATGCAATTGCCTTTTCCGTGCCAGCCAGACAGGGGTCCATACGGCGTTGTTCTGTATTCCCATCGGAACTTAAAGGGAAACTTTCACAATGTCCGGAGTCTTGATGTCCTGCAAATGAAGGAGAAGGATGTCCTCAAATTCCTTGCAGCAGAAACCCACTTAGGTGGCACCAACCTTGACTTCCAAATGGAACAGTACATCTACAAAAGGAAAAGTGATGGCATCTACATCATAAATCTGAAGGGAACCTGGGAGAAGCTTCTGTTGGAGGCTCGTGCCATTGTTGCCATTGAAAACCCAGCTGATGTCAGTGTCATATCCTCCAGGAATACTGGCCAGCGAGCTGGGCTGAAGTTTGCTGCTGCCACTGGAGCCACTCCTATTACTGGCTGCTTCACTCCTGGAACCTTCACTAACCAGATCCAGGCAGCGTTCCGGGAGCCAAGACTTCTAGTGATTACTGATCCCAGGGCTGACCACCAGCCTGACCACCATTAA
- the BEX4 gene encoding protein BEX4, producing MASKEEQAVKNLNMENTQQEKEGGDQAPLQNGEESRDLGGGRGQKPGGNVRLGRIRRLVPNFRWAIPSRHIDHNEVGDDVEKHVGQMMEIRRKTKKQQMRHHLRYQTPEPDNHYEFCLIP from the coding sequence ATGGCGTCCAAAGAGGAACAAGCAGTAAAAAATCTCAACATGGAAAATACCCAACAGGAAAAGGAAGGCGGGGACCAGGCCCCTTTGCAGAATGGAGAGGAATCACGCGATTTAGGAGGGGGTAGAGGCCAGAAGCCTGGAGGAAATGTCAGGCTGGGACGGATTAGACGACTTGTCCCTAATTTTCGATGGGCCATACCCAGCAGGCATATTGATCACAATGAAGTGGGGGATGATGTAGAAAAGCACGTAGGGCAGATGATGGAAATCAGGAGAAAGACTAAGAAGCAGCAAATGAGGCATCATTTGCGCTACCAAACTCCTGAACCTGACAATCATTATGAGTTTTGCCTTATACCTTGA
- the NXF3 gene encoding nuclear RNA export factor 3, with the protein MQAQFFVENANIAFALKNVNGKIYNEANERISIFVDPCDAPHSVLKELRSEKVEQIKLPVKEQYDASQQSLDIQRVRSDPDLMTRDTGMARNPRTGVAASLQIHPGNMPKLLALDLSNKKPYQLHSLSNTMPNASNTKNLNLSNTEVESAGEMDKGERLEPEGMCADRNPLCTTFPDMSTNIRSDASSVTRWQPELLPKVPVCKGQLTWTSGRTTGPMLSSLHHKAAKVSTSTQWAPSPTCAYFTFLRAVSEPFWGR; encoded by the exons ATGCAGGCCCAGTTCTTCGTTGAGAATGCCAACATTGCCTTCGCACTGAAGAATGTCAATGGCAAGATTTACAATGAGGCTAATGAAAGG ATATCTATCTTTGTTGATCCCTGTGATGCACCCCACTCTGTGCTGAAGGAGCTGAGGTCAGAAAAGGTGGAGCAGATAAAG CTGCCCGTGAAGGAACAATATGATGCCTCCCAGCAATCTCTTGACATCCAGAGAGTCCGCTCTGACCCTG ACTTGATGACCCGTGATACTGGAATGGCACGAAACCCTAGAACTGGCGTGGCCGCCTCCCTGCAGATCCATCCAGGGAATATGCCCAAG CTTTTGGCCTTGGACCTGAGCAATAAGAAACCCTACCAGCTGCACAGCCTGTCCAACACTATGCCGAATGCTTCCAACACCAAGAACTTGAACCTCTCCAACACTGAG GTGGAGTCTGCAGGGGAGATGGACAAGGGTGAGCGGCTGGAGCCAGAAGGGATGTGTGCAGACAGAAACCCCCTGTGCACCACCTTCCCTGATATGTCAACCAACATAAGGTCAGATGCATCCTCTGTTACCCGGTGGCAGCCTGAGCTACTCCCGAAAGTGCCCGTTTGCAAGGGGCAGCTGACGTGGACCTCAGGGAGGACTACAGGCCCTATGCTCTCCTCTCTGCATCACAAAGCTGCCAAAGTTTCAACCAGCACCCAGTGGGCCCCCAGCCCAACATGTgcatattttacattcttacgtGCTGTGTCTGAGCCATTCTGGGGCAGGTGA